The genomic stretch CGCTTCCAGGCAGAACGGGCGCAGTTCCTGCGCGACGTGTTTGCTCGGGCGAAGAAAGGGCGCACCTGGTACTCGCTCGACCCGGCTGAGGTGGCGAGTTCGCTACGACAGCCCCGCGAGCGAGTGGTCCGGGCCATCGAATATCTCGAGGAACAAGGGCTCGTGTTGCTCCAGGTCTCCGAACCACGTCAGCGATTCACGCGGCTGCGGCCCCAGGAGGACGCCGCGGCGCTCACTGAGCTCCTCCATCAGCGCTTCCAGCAGCGCGAAGCCCAGGAGGTCACGCGTGTCCGGGACGTGCTGAAACTCGTCACCCACGCGGGGTGCCAGAACAATGCGTTGGTCGCCCACTTCGGCGAGCGGCGGGAACAGCCATGTGGACACTGCACATTCTGCCGGACCGGGGAGGCCCAGGTGCTTCCCGCGGTGCGCCGGAAGCCAGCACTGCCCGCGGGCCTCGACGTGGGGGGCTTCCGAGCCCTGGCCGCGAAGCATCCCGAGGCGCTCGGGCACCCGAGGCAGGCCGCGAGGTTCCTCTGTGGACTGAGCAGCCCCGCCCTCACGCGGGCGAAGCTCGGCGGCCACAAGTTGTTCGGCGCGCTGGAGGGATGGCCCTTCGCGGAGGTGCTGGACTTCTGTGGCCGGCCAGCCGTGGATTGACGGCCCTCACCCCTGGTCGAGCACACCCGCGCGATAGTCCTTGAAGGCCTGGTGGATCTCCTCGCGGGTGTTCATGACGAACGGGCCGTACTGGACAATGGGCTCACGGAGGGGGCGTGCGGCGGCGATGAGCAACTCGCTCCGGCGATTCCTCGCACGCACGCGAAGCCGGCTCCCCGGGCCGAGCAATGCGAGCGAGCCCTCGCGCACCGGCTTCGACGTGTCTTCGGGTCCCACGTCCACCTCGCCCTCGGACACGAAGGCGAAGGCGGTGTGGTCCGACGGTGTGTCGAGCTCGAAAGGACGGTCGTCCTCAAGCGCCAGGGTCAACAAGAGCGGCTGCGTGGGGCGCTCACGCACGGGGCCCTGGAGTCCGTTCATGTGGCCCGCGATGACACGCGCGCGGCTCCCCGAGGGCGACAGACGCTCCTCCGCGAGCTGCTCGGGCGTGTGGTCCTGGTAGGCCGGCGGGCACATCTTCTCCTTCGCGGGGAGGTTGAGCCAGAGCTGGAAGCCGGACATCAACCCTTGCACCTGCTCCGGCATCTCCGAGTGGATGAGGCCACGGCCCGCCGTCATCCACTGCGAGCCACCTCCAGCGATGAGCCCACTGTTGCCACGGCTGTCCCGGTGGCGCATCCGCCCGTCGAGCATGACGGTGACCGTCTCGAAACCCCGGTGGGGATGATTCGGGAAGCCGTTGATGTAGGCCCCGGGGTCATCGGAGTGGAACCGGTCGAGCATGAGGAACGGGTCGAGGTTCCTCAGCGCGGGCTGCCCGATGACCCGCATCAAGCGAACCCCGGCCCCATCCGTCGCGGGGATGCCTTCGAGCGTCTGCACCACGTTGCGCTGCGACTTCAGGATGACCGCGGGGGCATCCGAGCGCCGACACCCGACGGCCGAGGCAGCCATGAGCAGGCCTGACTGAAGGAGAAATCGGCGGCGGGAGCTGGCGTTCATGAGGACCTTGCCGGAAACCGGGTGTGCGCCCCCTGAGCCTCCTCCGGCAGCCGCCCGGAGTCCATGCACGAGCCGGGGATCGAACTCGCGCCGGGCGTTGCGAAACTCCCAGCAGAATCGCGCCCTTACTTCGCAACCACCCGGAATGACTCAGCTTCGACTTCCCGTCTCGTGCCCTGCTGTCCCACCCTGTACCGGCCGATTCCGCAGCCTCATGCGACATACGTGCAACATGGAAATGGCCCAAATGCCGCCCCCAGTCGGTCACGCCGTCGTCACATCATCCGACTTGCGCTTGCCGCGACCTCGAGGCGGCGTGAGCCCCATCGCATCCAGCGCCTCTTCTGCCTGAGCTGCACGTGCCCTGAGTTCCGCAGCGGCATCAGTCTTCGTGAAGGTGCCCCCAATCCAGGCAGCCAGGTCTGCGGCCAGCTCACCGGCAGACTGGTAGCGCTCGCGGGGGGAGACCCGAAGAAGCCGGTTCAGCGTTACGCGAAGCCCCTGGGGAAGCCCCTCCGTCATCGCGTCCACGTCAGCATCCGCCAGCGTCGCGGCACGCCAAATCGCGTCCTCGACCATGGATGACGCCCCGGCCAGCGTGGCCCGCTTGATTGCCTGAACGACTCGCCGACGCCGCTTCACGGACAATGAACCCATGACCTCGGGCGTGATGGCATCCGGGCAGAAGAGCAGATTCTTCCCCGTCGCCATTTCGAGCAGCACCACCCCCAACATGAAGAGGTCCGAGCGCGCGTCGACGGGCCCGCCAAGCAGCATCTCAGGCGACGAATAGAAGTAATCCCCTCGCGGGCTGCGAACAGAGGAAGCCACGCGTCCCAGCAAGTTGGACAGCGCGAGACCGAAGTCGCCGAGCCGAACCGTCCCGTCCCAGTCCATGAAGATGTGCGCGACGTCGATGGCTCGGTGAACGATGTTCAACGGGCGTCCGCTGGCATCCTTCGCCGTGTGCGCGTGCTCAAGAGCTGCCGCCACCTGCGAGCCTACGAACATCACGAAGAGGGGCGAGAACCATCGACGGCACTCGACCACGAGCGTCAGCAGTTCGTTCAGCGAATTCCCGGATGGATGCTCGGCGCTGACGTACCAGTAGCCCTCAACCTTATGGAGCCCATGGACCTTGAGGATCGCAGGATGAGAAAGAGAGGCGGCAAGACGAACCTGCTCATCCAGCTTTGCTCGCGCCCGCCGAACCCGCCCCCCTTCCTTCTCCGATGGCGCAGGAACCGCCTTGAGCAGCACCTTTCCACGAGGCTCCCCCGACGCGGTTCGCAGCCGAGCCACGAAGAGAGACATCCCATGGTGCGTCGGCCCCAAGTCCTCGCGGAACTCATAGCCGACGCCATCCGCCGAGAAGAGGATCGCCCCTGGCGGGATCTTGAACTCGATTGCTTTCGACATGCCGTTTCCCCTCGTGCGGAGACTCGCGACCAACGCGGCAAAGGAAGCTACCTGCCGCATCCAGCCGAGGGAACGCCTTCACAGGTCATGAGGACAAAACGGCTTGGTCGGCCCAATTTCGGCCTCCTACCTATTACGTCCTTTCGGGGCTCTCATGGCCAGCGGTCCACGAC from Myxococcus xanthus encodes the following:
- a CDS encoding serine/threonine protein kinase — protein: MRQVASFAALVASLRTRGNGMSKAIEFKIPPGAILFSADGVGYEFREDLGPTHHGMSLFVARLRTASGEPRGKVLLKAVPAPSEKEGGRVRRARAKLDEQVRLAASLSHPAILKVHGLHKVEGYWYVSAEHPSGNSLNELLTLVVECRRWFSPLFVMFVGSQVAAALEHAHTAKDASGRPLNIVHRAIDVAHIFMDWDGTVRLGDFGLALSNLLGRVASSVRSPRGDYFYSSPEMLLGGPVDARSDLFMLGVVLLEMATGKNLLFCPDAITPEVMGSLSVKRRRRVVQAIKRATLAGASSMVEDAIWRAATLADADVDAMTEGLPQGLRVTLNRLLRVSPRERYQSAGELAADLAAWIGGTFTKTDAAAELRARAAQAEEALDAMGLTPPRGRGKRKSDDVTTA
- a CDS encoding pirin family protein, translated to MNASSRRRFLLQSGLLMAASAVGCRRSDAPAVILKSQRNVVQTLEGIPATDGAGVRLMRVIGQPALRNLDPFLMLDRFHSDDPGAYINGFPNHPHRGFETVTVMLDGRMRHRDSRGNSGLIAGGGSQWMTAGRGLIHSEMPEQVQGLMSGFQLWLNLPAKEKMCPPAYQDHTPEQLAEERLSPSGSRARVIAGHMNGLQGPVRERPTQPLLLTLALEDDRPFELDTPSDHTAFAFVSEGEVDVGPEDTSKPVREGSLALLGPGSRLRVRARNRRSELLIAAARPLREPIVQYGPFVMNTREEIHQAFKDYRAGVLDQG